In the genome of Candidatus Hydrogenedentota bacterium, the window GATTTTAGGAGAAACAACTATGGATCTGAGTCGATTCAAATGGCCGATCATCATTATCGTCGTCGCTGCCGCCATCTGGCTGGTCACCGACCCCGGTGTCAACTACATGTACAACAAGTTCACGAAGGGCGAGGTGGGAGCCGATCCCAAGCAAGACGAGTTGAACGAGGCGGGCCTTTCGCGATTGGCCGGGTTCCTTATGCAGACTTTCCGTTATCAGCGCGCCGGCGAAGTTTTCAATGAGTGTCTCAGGAGATTCCCGCAGGGCAAGAACGCCCTCTACAATTACTATCGTCTGGCCAAATGCGTCGAGAAACAGGGGCAATACGCGGAGTGCGTCAAAATCCTCCAGGATTTGCGCGACCAGGAAGCCCACAATACCGACGACCGCGTCCCAACCCGCGATGTCTTGCAGTTACGAATCGACAAGCTCGTCGAGACGCACGAACTCGGCGAAATAGGCACGATGTGATTCTCTTCGGAGCGCTGTATTGTGCCGGATAGGGTAGTTGGACGGATTCCCGTGTTGGAATGCCTGCGCGCGAAGAAGCGGGTCGCGCGCAGGCTTTTTCTGTTGAACGACGCCAAGGGGCTGGAGGCGATACGTGCCGCGGCGGGCTCAATTCCCACGGAAGTCTGCGACCGGCGCATGCTCGATCGGTTGGCCGAGGGCGGGACGCATCAGGGCGTGGTCCTTGAAGCCGACCCGCTGCCCGTCTTGGACGAACAGAGCTTCCTGCGAAGCCCGCTTCCCGCCGATGCCATTGTCGTCGTGCTGGACGAAGTGGAAGACCCGCACAACCTCGGGGCCATCGTGCGATCAGCCTCCGCTTGTGGCGCGTGCGCCGTGGTATTCGGCAAAGACCGCGCCGCCCCGCTGACTTCCGCCGCCGTGAAGAGCGCCGCCGGAGCGATGGAATACATCCATCTTGTGCAGGTCACCAACATCCCGCGCGCGCTCGACGCCTTCAAGAAGGCGGGGTTCTGGGTTGCGGGCCTCGACGCCGAGGCACCGCAATTGCTGTGGGAGGCCGACCTCAAAGGGCGCATCGTTTTTGTGATCGGCAGCGAAGGACGCGGCATCCGCCGTCTTGTCGGCGAACGCTGCGACTACCGGCTGCGCATTCCGCTCTCGGGCCCCATAACCTCGCTGAACGCATCCGTAAGCGCCGCAATCGCGCTGGCGGAGTGTCTACGTCAACGTTCCGTGTAGCGCACGCCCTCCGCGCCTGGCGTTTTTCGTTTGCATTGCCTGTCCATAACTCTGACAATACGATTGCTCCACATACGCACCTGAACTCGCGGAGACCTCATCATGCTGGCCTGCGTGCTGCTTCTGCTGACCGCTACGCAAACCGACGTAGCTAACGTCTCTTACACTATCGAACTCACTACGCCGATCGAGTCCTTTAACAATGAATTCTGCTGGTTTCAACCGCGCGCCGCGGCCATTCCCGGTGCGGGCAAAGATGGCATGCCCCTCGTTGTACTGACTCTGCAGAAACACTTTCTTTCCAGCAGCGACTACTATTCCGGGATTCACGTCATGAAATCGGCAGACCTCGGTGCGACGTGGACCACGCCCGAGCCGCGCCCCGAACTCGACTGGCGGCACGAACCCGATGGCATGGTCGTCGGAATCTGCGACATGACGCCCGGCTGGCACGCGCCTACGAAGAAGCTCCTGCTCATCGGCCACACCGTGCGGTACCGTGAAGGGAAGCTGGCGGAGGAGTCGCGCTCCCGCGAGACGCCGTTTTCCGTATACGACCCTGCCGCGGACACGTGGACGCCGTGGCGCATCGTCGACATGCCCGACAAGAAGAAGTTCTACAATGGAGGCGCGGGTTGTGCGCAATGGCTCGTCGAGGATGACGGTTCGCTGCTGATTCCCATCTACTACAAGGAACAATCGAACGACCCCAATGCGTGTTCGTCCGCCACGGTGATGCGATGCGCCTTCGATGGCACGACGGTATCCTATCGCGAGCATGGCACCGAACTCGCGCTCGATGTGCCGCGCGGTCTCGACGAACCCAGCCTTACGCGATTCCGGGGCAAGTATTACCTCACTATCCGCAACGATCAGCGCGGCTATGCCACCGTCAGCGACGACGGACTGCACTTCGCGCCCATCACTCCCTGGACTTTCGATGACGGTTCCGAGCTCGGCAGTTACAACACGCAGCAGCATTGGGTCACGCATTCGGACGGATTGTTTCTGGCCTACACCCGGCGTGGCGCAAACAACGACGACATCTTCCGTCACCGTGCCCCACTTTTTATTGCGCAGGTTGACCCAGAGAAGCTCTGCGTCATTCGCGCCACCGAGCGCGAACTACTGCCCAACCGAGGCGCCACCTACGGCAACTTCGGCGCCAGCAACATTACAGAAAACGAGACGTGGGTGACCGACGCCGAAGGCATGTTCTTCCCCGAGGTCTACAAGAAGTACGGGGCGAAGGGGGCTGTCTTCGCGGCCAAATTGCGGTGGTCCAAGCCGAACCTGACAGCTAACTGACTTCCGCGGAGGGCACTTCGCTCATTCAGACGATAGCGCAGGGTTTCTGCACCGGGCGGTGGTACGGGTGGCGGGTTTGCCCGTGCCTTCGATCCATGCTGAAGCCCGCGGCGCGCCCTGTCGCACTCGGAGATAGAGGCCGTGGGCTTCGGAGACTATGCGGTCCATATTCGCTGGTCTACGACAACATATGGTCTCGGACGACGAATCGCGAAGTGTTTGACTCTCCTTCCACCTCTGCGATACGCTGTCCGCAACCTCGGTACTGCATGGAGATACGCCGGAATGAAGCGTCATATCGTTGGTATTGCCCTCTTGGTCTTCGTCGTTGCGACGACGGGCTGTAACACCATGGGCCGGCAACCCCGGTTGAACGATGCAAAAATTACCCCCGCCACGTTGAAACCCGGCGAAAGCGCCATCATCACGGTGAAGGTGGTCGACAAGTACAAGATCATTTCTCGCGTGGTCGCCGTGGTCAAGGAAGATCAGCGCATTAAGTTCAAGCTCCGCGACGACGGCAATCCTCCGGACGAGAAGGCCTTGGACGGTGTCTGGACCTTGCGCGCGGACGTGCCGTTCAATGCGCCTCCGGGTCAGTTCACCCTCGAAATCGGCGCGTACAATTCGAAGAACGAACCCATTCAGGTTAAGACCGGCAAGGGCGAGACCGGGCCGCTGTCTGCCACCTGCATTTGGTCCGTCGAGTACCCGCCAGAGGGTCAGGCCCCGGCTGCTGCCGCCGCTCCGGCGGAAGCTAAGCCGAAGAACTGATCGCGCGATTATGCTCGCCTTGTTAATGGCGGCGTGCTTTGCCACGCCGGATGTCTATCTTATTTCGGTTGACACCCTGCGCGCCGACCGTCTCGGATGTTACGGCTACGACAAGAACACCACGCCGAATCTCGATGCGTTCGCGAAGAAGGCGCTGCTTTTCGAGGACTGCTTAGCGGAGGTCCCCCTCACGTCGCCATCGTTTGGCGCGATGATGACCTCGCATTTCCCGCGCATGAACGGCACCTCACGAAACGGCCTTCGTCTTCCCCCCGCCGTGCCGACAGTCGCCGAGCTGTTCAAGGCCGCGGGCTATCAAACCATTTGCGTGCAAAGCAATTGGACGCTTAAGCGAAGACTGTCGGGATTGGATCGCGGGTTCGACGAGTACGACGACGGATTCAACACGAAGCGTTGGGGGTTCATGAAGGCGGAGCGCTACGGCGACGAAGTAGCCGATCACGCCATCGAGCTGCTGGAGAAGCGCGATGCCGCCAAGCCGTTGTTCGCGTGGTTCCATTTTTCCGATCCACACGCGCCCTACCGCTTCCACGACAAGTACGATCCCGTCGGGCGGCCGCTGTGGAAGCTGAACGAAACCGAGCAGACCCGCGCCCGGTACGATTCGGAAGTGGCCTTCACCGACGCGCAGATTGCGCGCGTACTCGAAGTCTTGCCCAAAGAAAACGCGTATGTGTTGTTTGTCGCCGACCACGGCGAAAGCCTGCATGAGCACGAGATGCTTGGCCACGGACGCAGGGTCTATCAAACGGAAATGCACATCCCTCTGATTGTTCACGGCCCAGGCATCGAACCGGGACGAACCGCCGTGCCTGCGAGAGGCATCGACATCGGCGTGACACTGCTGGGTCTTGCTGGCTTGAGTCCGGCGGAGGGCATGCTCGGAACGGATTTGATCAAGAATCCTCCCGCGATGAACCGCACGCGCGTCGTGGAAACGTATGGTGGTGCCGTGCCGCGAATTCCGGGCGCGAAGGCCGTCATGGCAGGGCGTCCGCCCATGCGTCAGGCGGCGATTCAGGAAGGCTGGAAACTCATCATCGGCGGCGCCGGGCCGGAACTCTACAGCCTGGAAAAAGACGCCATGGAACTTGAGAATCTGGCCAAACTTGAACCTACCCGCGTGGAAGATTTGCAGAAGCACATTACGGCCTGGGACAAGGCCACCCCGCGCAATGAGGCAAGCGAGGCGCAACTCAATGACCAAGACTTCGATGCGTTAAAGAGTCTTGGCTACGTGGAGTGAGTCGCCGTTCAGCAATGGCATAGGGTCGATGGGCCGGCCATTCTTGCGAGCCTCGAAATGCAGATGCGGACCCGTCGATCGGCCGGTCGAGCCCACTTCCGCAATGACGGTATCCTTGGTTACGGCCTGTCCCCGTTTCACCAGTGTCGCCGATGCGTGCCCGTAGACCGTTTCCAGCCCGCCTTCGTGCTGCACGATGACGACCTTTCCGGTGCCCGGCAGCCAGCCGCTGTACTTCACGACTCCCGTTTCATAGGGATAGATCTTGGTTCCCGTGTCAGCGGCAATGTCCACGCCAAAATGGAATTGCGGGTCACCGGTGAACGGGTCTTTGCGCATGCCGTATCCCGACGACAACTTGCCTCCGCCTTCCAGCAGCCCGGACCACGGCGAGGTTCCCTTCGATTCGCCGGGCAACGTGAACGACCCCGGTTCGAGAATCGATTGAATCATCATCGTGATGTCTGACGTCCCGCTTGGCGTCGCAGCAGTCTTTACGACGGGCGCCGCGGTTCCGCCTTGTCCCAGCGACGAATTCCCTCGCAGGAACTCGGGACTGATCCTCCTGCGCATCAGGCTCTTTACGTCGACCCCGGAGGCGCTCTCACGGATTACGTCGTCGACCGTCTTCGTACTCGCCGGCTTGGAAGAAGCGGCGCCGTCCTTGGCAACCGCAGAGAGACGATCCTTGAGCAATTCCTCGCGCCGCCGCAGGAACGCAGGGTCGATACGCGACGCTATCGCCGCTTTGATGTCCGGGACCTCAGGCGCGGCCTTGGCCTCGTGCTTGCCCGCGGCAGAATCCGCCTTCGCGGCAGCAGGCGCCGCTTTTTCCGAATCCGCGGCAGTCGTGCGGACCAGCGGCTTGTCGTCGCTTGCGGGCACGAGGGGCGGCGGGGGAGGCAGAACCGGACGCAGGTCGGGCACGGTGATTGGAACGGTTTCCTGCGAAGTCCGGGAGGGCGTAGTCAGTGTGAGTTTTTGACCTACGTTGAGGACATTGGCATCCTTCAGACCACTGGCTTGGGCAATCTGCTTGACGAGGGCGTTGACTTCCGAACGCGACGGATTCTTGTTGCCTGCCGCAGCCAACTGGTTCCGGCAAATCTGCCACAGGTTGTCGCCTCGCTGGACGGTGTACGTCTTGGGTTCGGGGGCGGTCTCGGCAGCGAGGCCTTTCTTCTCCGAGAAGAACGACATCAATTCGTCGAAGGCTTGCGTGTTGCCCGTGGATGCGGTCTGCACCGGTTGTTCTGCCGCCACGCTATCGCGGGCCTGATCGGATGTTACCGGCATTACCAGCATGAGACGCTCCCCAATCGACACGAGTACGCCGGGGAAGAAGCAAGCGTTGTGCCGCACACGTCAGTTTGCGATAAACCCCTGGAACACAATGCATTACCGATTGGCGAGGACACTAGATAGAGCGTAGGAGCGGCAAGTTTTGCCGCTCCTACGGGAGAGGAATGCCGGTTCCTTGCTCACTTTTGAGCGGGAGACCGCGCAAATGCGGATTGCTGAGTAGCGCCCGCTCTCTCTCTGGCGGGCGAAATCTCCGTTGACCTGGCGCGGGGTTCGATGAGCGCGGTGAGGTGTTCACCACTGGCCACCTGAAACTCACAACGTATCCCTGATTGGCTCTCCTCATTCGTCCGGCCAACTGAGGAGTCCATGTAATGTTCACGAATTCCTCCCGTGCCCCCGTGGTTTGAAGTCATTCGGGCATAATCCTCTCTCTTATCGCCGTTCATCGGTTTTCATCCTTGGTTGAGTGTCTTTTGGTTGCGGCTTTGCCGCGCGGTCTTGCTGCGTCCACTCCCTTTCGCTACTATGCACCCGCTGCAAGTCCAACGAGTCCAATTCGTCAGACCGACAATCCACGGAGGTTCCGACAATGTTCAGGCTCACCGTATGTGTCGCGTTAACGTTGCTTGTACTCGCGCCCTGCGTCTCGGCCGATGATGCCAAACCACTCTTCAATGGCAAAGACTTCACGGGTTGGAAACTCTACATCCCCGATGAAAAGGTCGATACGAAAACCGTGTGGGAAGTCCGCGACGGCGTCATCCACTGCACGGGAACGCCTGCGGGCTACATGCGCACGACGGAAAAGTACGAGAACTACAAGCTGACGTTCGAATGGCGGTGGCCGGAAGGCGGCGGCAACAACGGCCTGCTGATGCACATTCAAGACAAAGATGAGGTGTGGCCGAAGAGTCTCGAAGGCCAGTTGCAGAGCGAAAATGCCGCGGATTTCTGGACCATCGGCGGCGTGCAGTTCAAGGAACGCGCAAAACAAGAAGCAGACGACCGCCGCACCCCCAAGATGCACCCCCACAACGAGAAACCGCTCGGCGAATGGAACACCTGCGAAGCCGTATGCGACGGGAATTCTGTCAAGCTCTACATCAACGGCCTGCTCCAGAACGTCGCCACGGACCTCAGTGTCAGCAAAGGCTATATCGGACTGCAAAGCGAAGGCACGCCAATCGAGTTCCGGAACATCGTCCTGGAGCCCATCAAGAAATAGCGCGCGCTCTTGTCCGTATTGCGCAATTTCGGCAATCATGACAAGATGCTCTCTGTTCTTGAAACAAGGGGCCAAAGGGGGCGTCTTGTCCGTGTCCGAACGAGATAGACTGGAACCATGACGGACCGCATCGACACCGATAGCAATCACTCGGAGCAATCGCTTAAGGCAGGCTATAACCTTGGCGGACGGTTTGCGCTGGTTCGTCAATTGGGACTGGGCGCCGTCGGCGCGGTGTGGCTGGCAAAGGACACGCAGCTCCACGACGAGCTGGTTGCGTGCAAGGTATTGGCGCCGTCGTTTGCGGACGACCGGCGCGCCATCGCCGATCTGAAACGCGAGGTGTTGCTGACACGGCGACTTCGGCACCCCAACATCGTGGCCATCCATTCGTTTTGGGATGCGCACGGAGACCGGTTCATCACGATGGAGTACGTGCCCGGGGCAAACCTGGCGCAACGCATGAAAGAACGAATGCGCGCCTACGAGTTGCCCGAAGTCATTCCGTGGATCGAGCAAATTTGCGCCGCGTTGGCGTACGCGCATGCGCAAGGCGTGCTACATCGCGATGTGAAACCCGCAAACATCTTGCTGGGGCCGGGCGGTTCCGTGAGGCTGGCGGACTTTGGCATCGCGCAGCGCATTCGCGAGGCGCAAGGCGACAAGCAGGATGCCGTGACCAGCGGTACGCTTATGTACATGAGCCCCGAGCAATTTCGCGGCAAACCCATCGACGAGCGGAGCGACCTGTACAGCCTCGCAACGACAATCTACCAAATGCTGAACGGAACGCCTCCCTTCTACCGGGGATCGATTGCGCAACAGATTCAGGACAAGGCTCCCTTGCCGATTTCCAATTGCCACGAGGCGATAAACCGCGTGCTGCTGAAAGCGCTCGACAAAGAACCGTCGAACCGGCACGCAGGATGCCGCGAGTTTCTTGCGGATTTCGCGCGCGTCGCACACCGCTGCGCCGGAGTGGCTCTGTCTTCGGGCATGGCGGCGGCAATACCCTCGGACTTCGATGCCGACGCGCCGACGGTGGCCATAAGGAGGCGCACGCTCGCAAGGACAGCCAAACCGCTTGGAGAGCTGCTGGTCGAAGCGGGCGCGATCACGAATGGGCAGTTGGAACGTGCATTGGCAAAACATCGCGATGCGCCGGGCCCACTCGGAGCAATCTTGATTGAAATGGGCCTAATCGACGAATCCGAACTGGTGCAAGCGGTTTCGGAACAGATGCAGATCCCCGTGATATCGCTGGCGAAAGAGCAGATCGATACCGAGGTCGCGCGGAGAGTCTCCTCGACGATGGCGCAGGAGCGGCGTTGCATCCCGTTGCGTTACGAAAGCGGAAGTGTGGTGTTGGCGATGGCGGACCCGCTCGATTTCGATGCGCTGAATGCAATCGAATCAGCCTGTGGCGCGCCGGCCGTGCCGCGCATTGCGCTTGAATCCGATATTCTGCAGACGATTGACCGCGTGTACGCGACGTGACGTTCCGAGTCGCGCGCCGGTTGACGATGAGCTAACATCAGACCGACACGTTTGCTGGAAGACGAAACCGGGCGCGGTGTTTGCGTCCGAACCGATACGTTCGACAACACAGGGAGTCATCATCCATGCCGGTACGTCGCGTGATGTTTGGGTTAACGATCGCCGTGGCCGCGCTCGCGAGCGTGGCATGGGCAGAGGATTCGAAGATTGTCATTGCGCATCGCGGCGCGAGCGGCTATGTGCCGGAACATACGCTCGAATCGTACGCGATGGCGCACGCGATGGGCGCGACCTACATCGAGCCGGATCTCGTGCTCACCAAAGACAAGGTGTTTGTGTGCATGCACGACATCCATCTACAAGCGACAACGAATGTAGAAGAGGTGTATCCCGATCGCAAGCGCGAAGACGGCCAGTGGTATGCGGCGGATTTCACGTTGGAAGAGATCAAGCGATTGTCGGTGCACGAACGGCTGAAGAACCGGTTCCCGCAGGGGAAATCGCATTTCGAAGTGCCCACCTTCGCGGAAATGATCGAGTTGGTTCAGGGCCTGAATCAGACCACGGGGCGCGAGGCAGGGATCTATCCTGAACTGAAGAACCCTGGCTGGCACGCGAAGAACGGATTGCCGATGGAAGAAGCCGCGTTGGCGATTCTGACGCAGTATGGCTACGTCGGGAAGGACGCGAAAGTGTTCATTCAGTGCTTTGAGCCGGAACCGTTGGAACGCATACGCAAGGAACTCAAATCGGAATTGCCGCTGATCATGCTGGTGAGCAACGAGAAAGAGTCCGCGCCACTCATTACTCAAGAAGGATTGAAATACGTTGCGACGTTTGCCAACGGAATTGGCCCGGACCGAGTGTGCATCGAGAAGGATCCCGATCTGGTGAAACAGGCGCACGATCTCGGGCTGGCCGTTCATCCCTATACATTTCGCGCCGACCAAGTCTCTTCGAAATACGCGTCGTTCACGGATGAGCTTAAGCAGTTCTACGTGACGTACGGCGTAGACGGCCTTTTTACCGATCATTGCGACAAAGCGGTGGCGTTTCTCCGCGAGAATAAGTAGACCGACCTCGATGTCGCCAGCGCCGCATTGGCGATGATGCACCGGTTCACCTCATGTTGCACGTTACCCGTAACCCACGGTGTACGCCACGCCGCGCTCGGCGATCGCGGCGCTACTGGATGTCCAGTTTAAGCCAGATCCTTCGTCCGCCGGAGGCGGACTCCTAAGAAACAACCCGCGCCTCTTGCATGTGGTGCTCCTTCAGAGCGGCCGTTAGGGTGGGTTGCTGACCTGGGGCGTCGTCCTCCTTCGGAGGACTCTGCCCCAGGCTGTTATGTTTTGCGCCGTGCGGCGCGCAGGAGGAACAGACGGTGTGAGTAGTGAACGAGAGCACATGTTGTCCGATGCCGAGTCAGGGCCGACTCCCTGCCCGTTGTTTCTACCACGAAAACCCGCGCACGCGCGGTCCCTCGCTCAGGATGACACTGAGGACAAATGATGTGTCTGCGTTGTGGCGGGGTCTCCTGACCCAGCCACTCTTCGCGACCGTAAGGTCTCCCCTCTGCCGGCTCCGCCGAACGAAGCCTTCCCTGTGGCGCAGCCGCCCCCGGCCCAAAATGTGTCGCAGGCATCCTGCCTGCGCTCTTCGCGCCCCCCCCCGCGCCGCAATGCCCAATCACCAAACACATCTCCCCCCCAACCTTAATGTCATCCCGAGTCCCCATGCGGCGGACGAGGGATCTGGCTTAAGAACAGCTCATTCTGGCACGAGATGCTTCCCCCGCCGGGGGACTCCTAAGAAACGGACCGTGTAAGTTACTTTCGCCCTTACAGGGCTCACGTTGGGTGGGGACTGATACCTGGGGTTACGATTCGCGTCGTTGCCGCGAATCTCACCCCAGGCTGGAGTCTGCCGTGCCTACGGCACTCAAGAAGAAATGCTGTCCATTTGGCTTCTGTTTCTACCACTGAAACCCGCGCTCGCGCGGTCCCCCGCTCGGGATGACAACAAGGACAAATGGCGCGTCATCTCACGGCATTCAGCACAACGCCCGGGGCGAACCCGGGCGTTGGTATGCTGCGTAGCAATTGTGCTCTCTAGCTGATCGGTTTGAAGACCTTGCGTAACCGGCGGTAGACCAGCCACACGGCCACGGCGCAGGGAACCCATACCACGCTCCATACGGCCCACCAGATCACACGGACCCAGAGCGACTGCCCAAGCTCGACCAGGGAGCGCACGGCTTCGGAGAGCACCTTGGCCGTGCTGAACGTAGCGGCTGGCACGACCGGTTCGGCCTTGGGGGCTTCCTGCAGCGTGATCTGAATCGTGGAGTACTGGACGCGGTCGTTCAGGAAGCGCAAGCGGCCGTCGAGCCGTTCAATCTCTTCTCGCACGCGGGTCACTTCCTGCTCGATGCGAAGGATGTCCTCCAGTTTACCCGCGCGGTTCAAATGATCGAGCAGGCGCGCCTCGGTCGCTTTGAGGTTACGCGAACGCGCGTCGGTGTCGACGAATTCCTCGGTCACGTCTTGCGTGGTGACTTGTTTGTTCAGCACTTTGCCAAGCGCGTCAAGCTGTCCCATGGACTCGTCGAAGCGATTGGCGGGCACGCGAATCTGAACCATGATCGAGCGTCTGCCGAGGTTGTCCATGATTTCGCGGTAGTCCCCGACATACCCCCCGACGGTCTGAACGGCCGCGAGCAGTTTCGTGTTGGCGTCGCGCGCGTCGCTCACTTCAACCAATACGGTGGCGTTCTTGATGAGATAGCGGTCCACACCTCCCGTGGGCATCGCAGGCATGGGCGCGGGCCCAGGCGCCGCTGACGCTGCGGATGCCGGAGCGCCCGCAGACGCATCGGCTGCAGGCATTTCGCTGCGCGCAGGTGCGAGTTTCTGGTCAGCTTCCGCGGGAGCTTTGAATGCGAGTTTCGTGTTCCCTGCTTCCGCCTGTATTGGGGCGTCGGTCATTTGCACCCCCGGCGCCGCGTATTTGGGACGGGCTGAGCGGTCGCAGTGCACCGCCAACAGGG includes:
- a CDS encoding tetratricopeptide repeat protein, producing the protein MDLSRFKWPIIIIVVAAAIWLVTDPGVNYMYNKFTKGEVGADPKQDELNEAGLSRLAGFLMQTFRYQRAGEVFNECLRRFPQGKNALYNYYRLAKCVEKQGQYAECVKILQDLRDQEAHNTDDRVPTRDVLQLRIDKLVETHELGEIGTM
- the rlmB gene encoding 23S rRNA (guanosine(2251)-2'-O)-methyltransferase RlmB yields the protein MPDRVVGRIPVLECLRAKKRVARRLFLLNDAKGLEAIRAAAGSIPTEVCDRRMLDRLAEGGTHQGVVLEADPLPVLDEQSFLRSPLPADAIVVVLDEVEDPHNLGAIVRSASACGACAVVFGKDRAAPLTSAAVKSAAGAMEYIHLVQVTNIPRALDAFKKAGFWVAGLDAEAPQLLWEADLKGRIVFVIGSEGRGIRRLVGERCDYRLRIPLSGPITSLNASVSAAIALAECLRQRSV
- a CDS encoding glycoside hydrolase, which produces MLACVLLLLTATQTDVANVSYTIELTTPIESFNNEFCWFQPRAAAIPGAGKDGMPLVVLTLQKHFLSSSDYYSGIHVMKSADLGATWTTPEPRPELDWRHEPDGMVVGICDMTPGWHAPTKKLLLIGHTVRYREGKLAEESRSRETPFSVYDPAADTWTPWRIVDMPDKKKFYNGGAGCAQWLVEDDGSLLIPIYYKEQSNDPNACSSATVMRCAFDGTTVSYREHGTELALDVPRGLDEPSLTRFRGKYYLTIRNDQRGYATVSDDGLHFAPITPWTFDDGSELGSYNTQQHWVTHSDGLFLAYTRRGANNDDIFRHRAPLFIAQVDPEKLCVIRATERELLPNRGATYGNFGASNITENETWVTDAEGMFFPEVYKKYGAKGAVFAAKLRWSKPNLTAN
- a CDS encoding sulfatase, giving the protein MLALLMAACFATPDVYLISVDTLRADRLGCYGYDKNTTPNLDAFAKKALLFEDCLAEVPLTSPSFGAMMTSHFPRMNGTSRNGLRLPPAVPTVAELFKAAGYQTICVQSNWTLKRRLSGLDRGFDEYDDGFNTKRWGFMKAERYGDEVADHAIELLEKRDAAKPLFAWFHFSDPHAPYRFHDKYDPVGRPLWKLNETEQTRARYDSEVAFTDAQIARVLEVLPKENAYVLFVADHGESLHEHEMLGHGRRVYQTEMHIPLIVHGPGIEPGRTAVPARGIDIGVTLLGLAGLSPAEGMLGTDLIKNPPAMNRTRVVETYGGAVPRIPGAKAVMAGRPPMRQAAIQEGWKLIIGGAGPELYSLEKDAMELENLAKLEPTRVEDLQKHITAWDKATPRNEASEAQLNDQDFDALKSLGYVE
- a CDS encoding LysM peptidoglycan-binding domain-containing M23 family metallopeptidase, with product MLVMPVTSDQARDSVAAEQPVQTASTGNTQAFDELMSFFSEKKGLAAETAPEPKTYTVQRGDNLWQICRNQLAAAGNKNPSRSEVNALVKQIAQASGLKDANVLNVGQKLTLTTPSRTSQETVPITVPDLRPVLPPPPPLVPASDDKPLVRTTAADSEKAAPAAAKADSAAGKHEAKAAPEVPDIKAAIASRIDPAFLRRREELLKDRLSAVAKDGAASSKPASTKTVDDVIRESASGVDVKSLMRRRISPEFLRGNSSLGQGGTAAPVVKTAATPSGTSDITMMIQSILEPGSFTLPGESKGTSPWSGLLEGGGKLSSGYGMRKDPFTGDPQFHFGVDIAADTGTKIYPYETGVVKYSGWLPGTGKVVIVQHEGGLETVYGHASATLVKRGQAVTKDTVIAEVGSTGRSTGPHLHFEARKNGRPIDPMPLLNGDSLHVAKTL
- a CDS encoding DUF1080 domain-containing protein, which produces MFRLTVCVALTLLVLAPCVSADDAKPLFNGKDFTGWKLYIPDEKVDTKTVWEVRDGVIHCTGTPAGYMRTTEKYENYKLTFEWRWPEGGGNNGLLMHIQDKDEVWPKSLEGQLQSENAADFWTIGGVQFKERAKQEADDRRTPKMHPHNEKPLGEWNTCEAVCDGNSVKLYINGLLQNVATDLSVSKGYIGLQSEGTPIEFRNIVLEPIKK
- a CDS encoding protein kinase; translated protein: MTDRIDTDSNHSEQSLKAGYNLGGRFALVRQLGLGAVGAVWLAKDTQLHDELVACKVLAPSFADDRRAIADLKREVLLTRRLRHPNIVAIHSFWDAHGDRFITMEYVPGANLAQRMKERMRAYELPEVIPWIEQICAALAYAHAQGVLHRDVKPANILLGPGGSVRLADFGIAQRIREAQGDKQDAVTSGTLMYMSPEQFRGKPIDERSDLYSLATTIYQMLNGTPPFYRGSIAQQIQDKAPLPISNCHEAINRVLLKALDKEPSNRHAGCREFLADFARVAHRCAGVALSSGMAAAIPSDFDADAPTVAIRRRTLARTAKPLGELLVEAGAITNGQLERALAKHRDAPGPLGAILIEMGLIDESELVQAVSEQMQIPVISLAKEQIDTEVARRVSSTMAQERRCIPLRYESGSVVLAMADPLDFDALNAIESACGAPAVPRIALESDILQTIDRVYAT
- the glpQ gene encoding glycerophosphodiester phosphodiesterase: MPVRRVMFGLTIAVAALASVAWAEDSKIVIAHRGASGYVPEHTLESYAMAHAMGATYIEPDLVLTKDKVFVCMHDIHLQATTNVEEVYPDRKREDGQWYAADFTLEEIKRLSVHERLKNRFPQGKSHFEVPTFAEMIELVQGLNQTTGREAGIYPELKNPGWHAKNGLPMEEAALAILTQYGYVGKDAKVFIQCFEPEPLERIRKELKSELPLIMLVSNEKESAPLITQEGLKYVATFANGIGPDRVCIEKDPDLVKQAHDLGLAVHPYTFRADQVSSKYASFTDELKQFYVTYGVDGLFTDHCDKAVAFLRENK
- a CDS encoding DUF4349 domain-containing protein, yielding MKQKLVILSILGCLALLAVHCDRSARPKYAAPGVQMTDAPIQAEAGNTKLAFKAPAEADQKLAPARSEMPAADASAGAPASAASAAPGPAPMPAMPTGGVDRYLIKNATVLVEVSDARDANTKLLAAVQTVGGYVGDYREIMDNLGRRSIMVQIRVPANRFDESMGQLDALGKVLNKQVTTQDVTEEFVDTDARSRNLKATEARLLDHLNRAGKLEDILRIEQEVTRVREEIERLDGRLRFLNDRVQYSTIQITLQEAPKAEPVVPAATFSTAKVLSEAVRSLVELGQSLWVRVIWWAVWSVVWVPCAVAVWLVYRRLRKVFKPIS